CCCGTGTCGAGACACCGTCCCCGGCGAGTCAAGTGACGACTGCTCCCGAGGTTTCTGCTGCCTCCGAAGAAGAAGTCTTGAAGAACACGACTTTAAAAAAGGAACTGGTGCAGCAGTACGAGACGAATCTCGGCAAGGCGACACCACGAATCGAGCAAGAATTGCTGCAGCTGGCAACAGACCATCCGATCGAGCACATTCGGTATGCGATCGAAGAAGCGGCGCGAGCGAACAGTCGTCATTTCGGTTACATCGAGCAAGTCGTCAAGCGTCTCGCGACCGGATTGCCAGCTGAACGGCAGAAACGAATAACCAAACGTTCAAGAAGAGATAATTCATTATTTCAATTACCAAATTGGATGGAACGAGAAAAAGTAGCACAACGCGCTTACGAGGCGAAACAACAAGAGCAGCAAATCATTCCTGATGATGCTGAGATCGCTGAATTGTTACAAGCATTGACAAGGGAGGGAGCCTGATGCAACTAGAAGAGTTACTCCGACGGGCCAATCAAAAACTAACTGTCCCCGGCATGCATCCGACTATCGTCCGAATCGCGCGTGACGTGATTCGAGAACTCTATCCGCAAGGGATCAAGCTCGGTATAGCGCAAAGCTTTCGGAGCATTGCGGAACAAAATGCATTATATGCGAAAGGACGGACGACATCAGGACCAATCGTCACACAAGCCCGCGGTGGTCAGTCTAACCATAACTTTGGTGTTGCGATCGACGTCTTCCTTTACGAAAACGGCGCATTATTCCTGTCTCCGCCAGATGCGCGACTCCGGCGGATCGTTGCGGCGATGAAGCGGCGCGGAATGAACTGGGGAGGTGATTGGTCTCGTTTTCCGGACTATCCACACTTCGAACTGTATGATCATGTCAGTCTTGCGCGGCATCACGTGCCAAAACCAGGACATTATCTC
This window of the Exiguobacterium acetylicum genome carries:
- a CDS encoding helix-turn-helix domain-containing protein, which codes for MQDPYLPVPHTLLRSGTAFASVHEKMIYLILESFSGQDGQAFPSYQTIADAVPCSKSTVKSCIQSLIASGRIEKVERFTKHGGQTSNAYRVLPRVETPSPASQVTTAPEVSAASEEEVLKNTTLKKELVQQYETNLGKATPRIEQELLQLATDHPIEHIRYAIEEAARANSRHFGYIEQVVKRLATGLPAERQKRITKRSRRDNSLFQLPNWMEREKVAQRAYEAKQQEQQIIPDDAEIAELLQALTREGA
- a CDS encoding M15 family metallopeptidase codes for the protein MQLEELLRRANQKLTVPGMHPTIVRIARDVIRELYPQGIKLGIAQSFRSIAEQNALYAKGRTTSGPIVTQARGGQSNHNFGVAIDVFLYENGALFLSPPDARLRRIVAAMKRRGMNWGGDWSRFPDYPHFELYDHVSLARHHVPKPGHYLRERIQAPELVRAIEKRLGLAVTGVFDARLTKAIRAFQQTGRLAVDGVVGPQTWRRLFPVSP